The DNA window agttttgaagtgaaacaaaagcctaaagtgaagttcgggaagtctaatTTCCAATGCGACAAACCGCTCCCCAATAGGACATCAGGGTAAGGATATATAGACGTTACAAGTCATGCTCGCAGGCCAGGAAAAaggtctgcgcgaacgcgccagggagTGGTGCGAGCGCGTAGAAGGCCAAGGGTCaacacagcgcgaacgcgccaccacgAGGCGTgaacgcgctgagcaattttGAGGCCCGGGTTAGGGATGAAGGTTATACtataagagtgtaataataatatacatatgacatttggagaccatatggtgtaaatcagTTAGTACATTCTTTGGATTAAAGCCCTCGTTACTgtaagctaagtggggcccacatgatggggttttataaaggacatatgaagagatatataagcagtatatggaaagttgagaaagtcctaagaaggacccttaagccaaatatgggcataagccctccaaaaggacgatttaaggaaacattttcggatgatctgacttggagagGCAACAACACCCTTATacatttggaatttggaaaaacacaaagaatgaaagttgtagataattgaaagatctttccaacAGTAGGTCGggggccctcacacaatatTGGGATCAAGAGGTATAacctttttactgaatgaaTGCGCCGGCAAAAAAACTAACCCCGCGAACGCGCGCCAAAGCGGGGCGCGAACATGCGAAGGATTTTTAAGTCGGTCGGGTAGAACCCGGACCGCTATATATAAGGGGCTAACCCCCATACACCCcaaaaaactctccaaaatttCGGAGAGTTCTCCCCAACTCCCCAaaccaaattttagcccaaaccaggtataattcccaaatttcggtTCGGATAGCATATAGTTATTGTTGCAGAATCATGTGGCGGCATGTGGCGGCCTAAACTTAGggtggagaagtgaagatacaATAATATTAAAGGGagaaaggtatggatctcttcctCTTTTTGTAAATACCAACTTATTCACGAAGATAGAATGGTTAAATGATTGTATAATGGGTTGGTTAATTATGGAAATCGGAAAACACACATTGGGCTGTTCTATGAAAtactttggtgttggaaatgatgctattgatgttgatattgttgttgtcattgttggttgttgaattgagaattcgggctaggcatatagacaagggagatctttgcccgatttttggtagaatataaaatagtttgatgagaaacttggtacaagtatgcgatgatgagtctaacgtaagtgtaaatcctcttaaatgtagaattgcgagctcggacaaataagcgtagctaataggaggttgaacaggtatattaaggctcgtccatttctttcaaaggcatgattccataaatgtttccataacctccttattttcaaaagttagaggtttataactcttaaagcttcttataatgttaaaaatgaaagtgTTTTATGAGGGTTAcgtgaggatgattttatgcttaaaggtctcaagtatgatttcaacgatgacatgaaaatgttaagctatttcgtgattttctcgattttactTTATTGTTGTTCATCTCACCTAAtaaattgttcctccaaggtgggatagagcgatatgtttttatttgaactcctatgcatgccatgagtataatatatgtatatggccattttatgatattaaagagtCCTAccatttcattttgattatgcgttgcacttattttcattcttcgTGCATATATAAGTCACAGTTGACGGGGGTGACGCtatgacctttgttgtgtattaCAAGGcccagttgacagggggtgatgctgtggccttagttgtgatgtgtatatatatggcacagttgacagggggtgtctttgtggccattgttgtgatgtgtatatatatggcacagttgacagggggtgtgctgtggcctttgttatgatgtgtatatatggcacagttgacagggggtatGCTGTGGCCTTTggtgtgatgtgtatatatatggcacagttgacagggggtgtgctgtggcctttgttgtgatgtgtatatatatagcacagTTAACAAGGGGTGACACTCTGGCTTTTGTAGggatgtacatatatataaggcacagttgacaggggtgacgctgtggcctatgtgGTGAcgttttaatttatctttgcacattcattaaaatgttttagatgtcttccatgattttatgtacatattgatttaaaaagggtaaagttgcatttatggtatccgccttaagaggcaatcaaatgtacggGTCATCTTTATCCCTTATTAtgttctatacttcttactatgatgttactcatgccttacatactcgtgaCACTattcatcgacccctttcttcgagggctgcgtttcatgccacgcaggtatatacagatgagtaaaagacgttggctataggatgtttccAGGCTATCAGTTggattggtgatattgttggtgtgcccatgtgtggaacttgtgatattgatttgattattgatattgaattcatacattgcacgcattctcatccttcgtgatatactgttgatacattgatgatacttgaggacacactgttatgagctgggctcggttggatgagagtgatgtgaggacCGATGTTCGATGGTTATCCCGGAATTGAGGTTATGTTTAGCCATTATCAAGGTTTTTGCCAGAATCGTGAGGTAACAgttgccgaggttgttgccggaaCCGAGTGGTACATGGAGTTTGCGGGTTCCCTATAGGTTTATGCTacctagatgtgatgttccatcatcagagtacatgtgtacacaacatatgcattgcatacacatttcatacattattgcatggCAGTGTACTATGGCTCCGATTGTGATATTActgtgatgtacttgtgatatacAGATTCTGACTGAGTATTTgggacttggcacaattgggtttagatgctaaacATAGGTGATGAGGTGTACTTGGATTCTGGCTCGTGTTtaacttataccttgttgatttacctgtttatcttactttatggACGtgatatgtgttagctaaacttagtcaacctgtgatacctactagtacttgttgtttgtactgacctgcacttgttgcattcttttataaatgcAGAGTTCCAAGTAGGATCGACCTCTGCTTCTCGGGACTGATAGGGCTGCGAGAGTTGCTGCTTAGAGTCTTACAGGATGAGCACGGGGACGTCCACCGTCTTGAagattcttcctttattttatgtcttacttgttattccgagacatattaggactatttatgtattattgatatttccaAACTCGTAGATACAAGTTAGTTGCTTTCGTATGACAAGACAGATTTCTGGGGTGGTTTTGATGTACTCTGCATattctatatattattatgttacaCTTACgtatttctttctcttcttcttacttatttattatttcttgtatttgagattgttggaataagggttcgcctaccaaggtgggaaaagTAGGTGCTTGCatgacttagctaaattgggtcgtgacaagatggTTCCAATGGAAAGATTGATGGAAGTCTTTGCCGGATTTGTGATTATGTAGATGGAAAGATTAATGACAAAGACTATGGAAACGTATGATAAGGCAGTGAACGAAAGAAGTCAGCTCTGGCTATGTGCAGAGTGGCTAATaatgcatatcatatcatacagtTGATTCTTCGATTGTGATTTACTTGAGTTGTTGTCTGATTTACGCTTAAGTGCAAATTTATGTTATGTGACAGATAGAAGAGTTATATGCTCATAGGCTAACTGAGGCACTTGTCGATTAGAAGCTCTCACATAGGCTTATAACTTGAGATTAAGATGATTCATTCGATTAATATTACTGTGGACTAATGGCGGTTAAGTGCGGTTATGGCAATTCGTAGACTAGTCCTCGTCTCCATTCTGGATAGGGTCAGTCGATGATGCATGTTGAGTACCTGTTGATTTTATAGTCACGCTACACTTGCTTCACCTTTTGTGTGCGGGTTTGGTATCCATGCTAACGGCCTTTGAGGATGTTCAACTGGCCCAGGTGGATACTATATCGGAGAGTCAGGAGGAGCTGCACGCAGATCCGTAGCACCGGATTCTCTTCCATTTTtgtttatgtcttttgtatctAGACAGTGTATTTTTTATTACTTTAGACTTGTATTCAAACATAGAAGTTCTTGTACTAGTGGCACCAGGTTTTGGGAGTTAtattacttattcacttttttttttttatgattataaaGGCTTAAATTCGTATGCTTATTTCTGCGCTTAATACTTATTTACTTGCTTTAAATAGGGTTGTGGATGGCTTACTGACTAGGGAGAATTAGTGCCTTCACAGCTTTtaaattggatcgtgacatcAAAAACACTGCTTTTAGACATActagggaaagaaaaagaaaatttaattcaatttaagAAAAGTActaaaaaataacaagaaataGCTGCAGATTGTCTTACTAATTTTTGATTAAATGAAAATAGGCATTTTACACTGATGAGATTTCCTCCCTTATGGTAATTAAGTGAAATTTTAATCATCTTGGGATCCATATTGAAGTTTATCAGTTCCTTCTTAGCTAAAATTTCTATTTGTATAAGCCAAAGAGGAAGaaggaacaacacattaattgagtttatgatatatattataatgTTGTTGCGTCATGTTTTTGGGTTAAAAGGTCACAATTTAATTAACCCTAATTggtgaattattattttttttatccaaatcaATTCTTTGAGTAAATCAAGATTTACTGTCAAAGAAGAAGAGATCTTGGCTTTTAGCTTAGGTTGATCTCTTCATTCACCCAATTTTTCTTTCCATCATCTCATCTTCCCTTTATTAACCCTATCGGAAAGTCTATAGGCATAAGCTAAAACGGAAGAACGAACAACGACCACTTAGAATTTAATTGTGTCATACTAAATAACTTTCACGGGTTATATTTAGCAGCCAAAAAGCCACAATTTATTAAACCTAGTTGAATCTTCCGTCTTCCTTTATTCACCTTATAACTATAAGAAAGTCTAATTTGGAGTCGTTTTCCCTAAAAGACCCTTTTTGTAGAATTAAAATGACCTCGCCTCCGCACAAGCTAGAATCGTGCCTAGCTAGTTAAtactatttttgttttattggaCCAGTGAGCTCTTGTGAAATcgtgtatttgaaaatttgtaaTAGCATGTAATTGCAAgcgtttatatataaaaaaatatgatgATATGCGATTTATTATGCGATGCCTTAGGATATTCCAATAACTTGTTTATGAAGTATGGTTTTCTCATTTGGTAAAATTATATAAGAGTTGGAgcatttcttttataattttcacGGATTATGAGATTTTCACGTTTACAAccacttttgaaattcaaattgcatgtccaaaacAACATTTCAACTTTAAGTCAGCCTCTACACAAATAAATGATTTGAAGTTCATATCCAAACACCAAATCATGATATAAAGTATCAAAAAGCATTCCTCCCTTCATCTTAACACAACAACACTGTTTACcatttgaaaaattaaacaaTCTATTTTTTCAATCATTCCTTGAAATACAACACCTACGTAGATGTGTTTTGAGACATTTCTAACAAATTAAATCACTTATTCATATTTAATTAAGTCTCTCTTCTATAACCGAGATCCTAAAAATTTTCATGTGTCACCTAACATTCTTGTACGAAGCTGTAGCGGCAACGTACATATAGCACAATATACgctaaaatactaaaattagttcattactcCAAGTTGgtaaaatcatagaaagagccaaataaaaaaattaaaaaaaggagaagagaatTATATGTTTCATCAAGTCAACTTATATTTAATTGATAACAAAGGACAAGGCCAATAGACAATAAACAAATTGCTAATTGGGACTGAGAGAGTCCAGCAGTAGTCCATTACTTTCGGCAAGTCTATACCTCAAGACCTAACCTTGAACACATTGAACGAATCACCTGAAGAATGATACCTCCTACAATATACTACCTAAAATGGTGCCATTTCAATGCTCAAACGGTAAAGGCGAAAGAATCTCCACTATAAACCTCATGAAAGTCTCCACAGGCAAGGACCACGCCGATAACACCTCTTGTTCACTATATCGGTTAAATCTTCCTTTAAATTAGCTCAAATACCTAAATCTCCATTTTTCCATGCCCGAAATATCCTCCTAAACTGATTCTCATATAACTAAACTGCCTCCACTTGAAATACAAGATTTTGATTAAAACCACAACTCTGAACGTAATAGACTTGATTCCACATATGCCATCATAGTCACCAAAATTTTCTAGTCATAGTCGAAATCTATTGCCAAGCCTGTACCGATAAAATGTACTTATTCTACTTATATTTGTTCCACACCTTCCAAAGTCTTATTTAGTACCAAGAATCGTTAGAAAAGGGATCAATTCTTGTTCTCAGCCAATTCTAAGCATTTTCGTAAAAAAATCGTCTTATCCAAGGCCAATTGCACTAATTCCAAATCTGTTAGATCCGTTACATCGAGCTGGTGCAACTGAGTAAAAACTCCCGGTCTAAAATGCTCCTAAATCTCTTAATGACGAAATATGCACATCACTCTAGTGATCTCCTATCATGCCAAATCTATAGAAAGTCAACTGATCACCTAAAAGTCTTTCTATATCCATTCAAGCCCCCTCAATACATTTTCAAGTATACGTGTAAACCATTAGAATTATCCATGTTGCTTTCTTTAACAAAATATGATCAAACCCACTTGCAAACTTCAATAAGGTTTGGGAAACCTGCCATATGTAATGACCTATTAGGTCATTTTGGTTTTTGGTCTATTTTGCCCCTCTTGACCCTTTTTCTAGCTTCTTTATTGTATATTTGACTTCTGGGGACGGATGGCGCTATTTCTAAGGCATTCAGATGAGGTTTGGGTAAAAAAATGGGATTTTTTGAAGTTCATAAGTCTTTggttgaccaagtcaacatcaGGGGTAACTGAGTCTTTTTGAAAGTTACATCGATTCTATTAGGTCCAGAATATTGATTATCACTTGGTTGAGtagttggttcggttcccaagaatcagggatatttttgacctttgGTTGGAAATCTAGTTTTATTAGAATTTGAGTTGACCTCGGTCAACACCGGGTCAAGGTGATCTCTTTAGGGAATTCCGAGTGCACGATTGAGTTTGTAGCATATTTTAGAACTGGTTtgaatatttggtttgtgtccgagAGATTCGGAATGAGTTTCAGGTCTAGATCTACTGCAGGTATTAATTACTGTATCTTAGTATGTATATGCAATCTTAAAGCAGAATGAATGAGAACTAAAAGTTGTTTAGTTTCTCTCTCTACGACTCCATCATGGCAGAGTAGAAACTATAAGAAATTGGAGAGAAGAAGTCATTTGATTAGGTGAATTGATTGTGTGGCTGTTACATTTGATAAAAAGatctttatttttacatttaaaataTCTAAATATAAAATACAAGAATCTTTATAgggtcattttcttctattcaaattttaaaagagtTATGTTGAACCGCTTCATCCATTAAAAATTACAATGAGGTACATCTAGAGAAACTATGACCTTTTCAGTCGCGGAAGTTTGAGACAATGAATAGCCTATATATTTCGGTttaatttttatcaaatttgtaCTACTATTAATTGTCATGGTAAGATTTTCACTTACTCATTTATTATCATCTTCCCCtaaccccctttttttggtCTCTTTATTTGAATATCTGCTCCTTTCAAAGGCTCAGTGAATAGGAAAAGCCTATTTATGCTGCATGGGGATACATTGATCCAGCAGACCTTGGATGTGGAAGGAACCTTCATACCTCGCGAAGGGAGAACAAAAAGAGTAGAAGAAATTGAACATAAAACATATACGTATAGATATAATTTTAAGTGTTGGAGTGCAGAAATGAATTCTAGACAATAAATTTAAAGCAGAACATTTGCATTTCGTACATATGTAAAGTCAGCAAAATAATGAATCTTCTTTGTTGTTttaaatattatcggttttatATTGATGCATTCTTACTAGTCTACAGTAAAAAGTTTGGAACTAAAATTtaaccgatatatatatatatatatatatatatatatatatatatatatatatatatatatatatattctagattttttaaagCAAAGATACCACCTTTGGAAACGacactaacaacaacaacaataataaaggCACAAGTAAATATTAGTGTGTCTAgtaaacatgaaaaaaaaaaattgatcataaatttcataaGCGAACGGAAAACAGAccgaaaaaaaatgaaacagcAGATCATAGACGGACACTTCAGGTGAGGGAAAAAGAAAGCTATGTGGAGAGTCCTGCAATACAACATAGACAAGCAAACAGTAAAAGAAGCAGACAGTGCATGAGACAGCATAAAAAAAAGTACTAAAAGTGACAAACAACCATTCTAGGTCCTTAGAACATTAAAGTTGTTGAAGTGAACATTAAAGTTGGATCTTGAACATTGAAGTTGTTGAAGTATGAATCATCAAAAAAGCTATTAAATCATCATTGTTCCAGTTCAGCATCTCAGCAAATCCTGGACTCTGTGGAAATTCATAGGAATAGTTTTGGTAGTTATTCATTGGCCCCTCAAAGTTGGTCTCACCCGCAAGCACCGACGGAGCCATCGAAGCAACCACCGATGTTGGAGCCACTGGAGGATCAAACAGAGAAGCAATTGGCCCCTCAAAGCTGGTCCTACAATGAACCATTGATCCAGCAATGGTTGCATTTGATGCGGAACCCTCTCGATTGGCCTTCGCTTTAATCAGTTCGCGTGCCCATTGGAGGTTTTGGTTAATCACGTAACTTAAGTCATTGAGATCGTTAGGTTTAATGTTAGCGGGTATATCTTTTCCCTTCAACACTTCATACATCTTTTTTGTGAACTCCTTCTCCCTGTTCTGCTTCATCACCTTCAACAGTTGATCCTTCCAACTTTTTAATCCTTTTTTCGATGAAGTCTTCTAGTGTCACCCTATTTTTTGATTGCTCCAATTCCGACAGCTTCCTAAACTTTGTAAAGGTATTAATGACAGCATCATGATCTGGAAACACCTTTGGTTCATCGTGGTAAGGACTATAGACGACGGTAACAATTTCAACATCACAAAGCGTGTTTCGTTCTTGAGCCTTTTTCAAGTATCCTTTTTGTCTTTTCTTGTATGAGGCTTTCCTCTCAGTGATACTTTCAATCAAAGAAAGATTCACTCTCGTTCTAACCATGGCTAAAGAGGAGGGAAAGGGGGAGGAGAAATTAGTTTGTTTGGATATGATGATCAAAtggttttgttgtttttgttgttgtgcgTTTCTTCCCCTAGAATTCGCTCCTATTTGTAGGGGGAAATTTTGATTCTGTAAAATTTTGAATAGTTTAAATTAGAGGATTCTTAGTtatcacaattaccaattgtgcCTGAAAAATAAATGAGGCGGAATAGTTACCAATTTAGATATTATCTCTTGAATTATAAGAAGTTTTGACCTTGATTTTATGCTGAACAATTTTTTTGGAGTTAAACTTTGGCTATTAGGGGAATAATTTAGTTGAAAACTTAATGTAATATCCATAAAAGATTGTCATAGAGTAAAAACAAATGTGCTTGCTT is part of the Lycium ferocissimum isolate CSIRO_LF1 unplaced genomic scaffold, AGI_CSIRO_Lferr_CH_V1 ctg5025, whole genome shotgun sequence genome and encodes:
- the LOC132044615 gene encoding agamous-like MADS-box protein AGL80, whose translation is MVRTRVNLSLIESITERKASYKKRQKGYLKKAQERNTLCDVEIVTVVYSPYHDEPKVFPDHDAVINTFTKFRKLSELEQSKNRVTLEDFIEKRIKKLEGSTVEGDEAEQGEGVHKKDV